A window of the Arthrobacter sp. Marseille-P9274 genome harbors these coding sequences:
- a CDS encoding 1,6-dihydroxycyclohexa-2,4-diene-1-carboxylate dehydrogenase, which yields MSTGSAAASTERPERVFPGRFDGKVAMVTGAAQGIGLAVARRISAEGAAVVLVDRSELIHEVAAELAAAGAKATSVTADLERFAGAEAAVAEAVAAHGRIDVLVNNVGGTIWAKPYEHYAAEEIQQEIQRSLFPTLWTCRAALPHLIEQGAGVIVNVSSVATRGVNRVPYAAAKGGVNALTQSLALEAAPHGIRVVATAPGGTEAPVRKVKRGPEPEQEQEKAWYQQIVDQTVNSSLLKRYGSLDEQAAAIVFLASDEASYITGTVLPVAGGDLG from the coding sequence GTGAGCACCGGCTCCGCGGCTGCCTCAACGGAACGGCCCGAACGGGTTTTTCCGGGACGGTTCGACGGCAAGGTCGCCATGGTGACCGGTGCCGCGCAAGGCATCGGGCTGGCAGTGGCGCGCAGGATCAGCGCGGAGGGCGCCGCCGTCGTACTGGTTGACCGCTCCGAACTCATCCACGAGGTCGCCGCGGAACTGGCCGCGGCCGGGGCCAAGGCTACCAGCGTGACGGCCGACCTAGAGCGATTCGCCGGCGCCGAAGCGGCGGTGGCCGAGGCGGTGGCGGCGCATGGCCGGATCGATGTGCTGGTCAACAACGTCGGCGGCACCATCTGGGCCAAGCCGTACGAGCACTATGCCGCCGAGGAAATCCAGCAGGAAATCCAGCGCTCCCTGTTTCCAACCCTGTGGACGTGCCGCGCGGCGCTGCCGCACCTGATCGAACAGGGCGCGGGCGTGATCGTGAATGTCTCCTCGGTGGCCACGCGCGGCGTCAACCGGGTGCCCTACGCTGCCGCGAAGGGCGGGGTGAATGCCCTGACGCAGTCACTGGCCCTGGAGGCGGCGCCGCACGGCATCCGCGTCGTCGCCACCGCGCCCGGCGGCACCGAGGCGCCGGTGCGGAAGGTCAAACGCGGGCCGGAACCGGAGCAGGAGCAAGAGAAGGCCTGGTACCAGCAGATCGTGGACCAGACGGTGAATTCGTCGCTGCTGAAGCGCTATGGAAGCCTCGATGAGCAGGCCGCGGCCATCGTGTTCCTGGCCTCGGACGAAGCCTCGTACATCACCGGCACCGTCCTGCCCGTGGCCGGCGGCGACCTCGGCTGA
- a CDS encoding LuxR family transcriptional regulator, whose protein sequence is MVHRNHHSLFVGRLQELSVLGELLQDVKRSRPRIAVLTGRSGTGKSAVLDKFLADHPELQVLRSGGLEWLRPAPRSGLERVARGGDPARLVASLQEQGPVAVVLEDIQWVDAESVHELLQLAEDPSAGALLLLLTLDSGAALDRATARHLSGHSISKLALEPLSPAEIRELHELLTGRTLAGPAAQQLRRHTGGKPGYVRELVPELPPAFASVGMNRLPAPSSTAAQVARELEGASDEARALIEATAIIGQSGDLFDIAAIAEISRPLAVMDAAVATGLLRTEFTDSAHLLDFRLPLFRAAVYDTLSGERRAALHRQAARVLPDEALQLWHLARSAPDADDALADRLDEFAASQASNGAWAAAADALLEASRLSTQARNRQGRLVRAVDALVGAGRLVKAIRLLPALESMPASAERDGVLGYLAACRGREAEARFHLDNAWRRRPSGDRATGARIAQRQVIHALARWQGADIVEWATRAVELAEPGSPTAIETKAIIGLGLAASGQPDAARRHYEAVLADAPPGAHSQRVLLGSGWTRLALDDPETARMQLEAAVPSEYRSGSLRISLWASAWLARTHFTLGDWDAALAVVGTASAQLERAQLDLLRPLIHWTAVQIHALRGNPVQAREHLLLGAALAENYESMVSPALLAHAQLLEAAGDYQGVVRVLAPLAQTRSAQLAEPFFWIWQDTYANALVVLDRVDEASAFLAPYESLAAERRHRTSLSQLRSVRGRIHAAKGDLDAMRRSYQSALGQLDTLSAPYYRARVQYSYGQSLRRAGKRRESAEQLAAARQAFVLLNAQVYVARCDRELGASGVDVQRRDDPTGSSLTAQEEAVALLVARGKSNREAAQELIVSVKTVEYHLTRIYAKLQIRSRTELAARYRPEDPA, encoded by the coding sequence ATGGTCCACCGGAATCACCACAGCCTGTTCGTCGGGCGCCTGCAGGAGCTCTCCGTTCTCGGGGAGCTCCTGCAGGACGTTAAACGGTCCCGGCCCAGAATCGCCGTCCTCACCGGGCGCAGCGGTACGGGCAAGAGCGCCGTCCTGGACAAGTTCCTCGCCGACCACCCGGAGCTACAGGTCCTGCGGTCGGGGGGCCTGGAGTGGCTGCGTCCCGCGCCGCGATCGGGGCTGGAGCGGGTAGCGCGGGGCGGCGACCCGGCCCGGCTGGTGGCCTCCCTCCAGGAGCAGGGACCCGTCGCCGTCGTTCTCGAAGACATTCAATGGGTCGATGCCGAATCCGTGCACGAACTTCTCCAACTGGCGGAAGACCCGTCCGCCGGCGCGCTGCTCCTGCTGCTGACGCTGGACAGCGGCGCGGCGCTGGACCGCGCCACCGCGCGCCATCTGTCCGGCCACTCGATCTCCAAACTGGCGCTGGAGCCGCTGTCCCCCGCGGAAATCCGGGAGCTGCACGAGCTGCTGACCGGCCGCACCCTCGCCGGCCCCGCGGCCCAGCAGCTGCGCCGCCACACGGGAGGCAAGCCGGGCTATGTCCGCGAACTGGTACCCGAGCTGCCGCCCGCCTTCGCCAGCGTAGGCATGAACCGGCTGCCGGCGCCGTCGTCAACCGCCGCACAGGTGGCGCGCGAGCTCGAGGGAGCGTCCGACGAGGCGCGGGCGCTGATTGAAGCGACGGCCATCATCGGACAGTCCGGCGACCTCTTCGACATCGCCGCGATCGCCGAAATTTCCCGCCCGCTGGCCGTCATGGACGCCGCCGTGGCGACCGGTCTGCTGCGCACCGAGTTCACCGACAGCGCGCATCTCCTGGATTTCCGGCTCCCGCTGTTCCGGGCCGCCGTCTACGACACGCTCTCGGGGGAGCGGCGGGCCGCACTGCACCGGCAGGCCGCCCGTGTGCTCCCGGACGAGGCCCTGCAGCTCTGGCATCTGGCGCGGTCCGCCCCGGACGCTGACGACGCACTGGCGGACCGGCTCGACGAGTTCGCCGCCAGCCAGGCGTCCAACGGGGCGTGGGCGGCCGCCGCCGATGCCCTGCTGGAGGCCAGCCGGCTCAGCACGCAGGCCCGCAACCGGCAGGGCCGCCTGGTCCGTGCGGTGGACGCGCTGGTGGGCGCCGGCCGCCTGGTCAAGGCCATCCGCCTGCTCCCGGCACTGGAAAGCATGCCGGCGTCGGCCGAACGGGACGGCGTGCTCGGCTACCTCGCCGCGTGCCGTGGGCGCGAGGCCGAGGCCCGGTTCCATCTGGACAATGCGTGGCGGCGCAGGCCGTCCGGGGACCGCGCCACCGGCGCCAGGATCGCCCAGCGCCAGGTCATTCACGCGCTGGCCCGATGGCAGGGAGCCGACATCGTCGAATGGGCCACGCGTGCAGTGGAGCTTGCTGAGCCCGGAAGCCCCACCGCCATCGAGACCAAGGCCATCATCGGCCTGGGGCTGGCTGCCTCGGGGCAGCCGGATGCCGCGCGCAGGCACTACGAGGCCGTGCTGGCCGACGCCCCGCCGGGCGCGCACAGCCAGCGGGTCCTGCTGGGCAGCGGCTGGACCAGGCTGGCGTTGGACGATCCGGAAACCGCGCGGATGCAGCTGGAAGCCGCGGTGCCCAGCGAGTACCGGTCCGGTTCGCTGCGCATCTCGCTATGGGCCAGCGCCTGGCTCGCCCGGACGCACTTCACCCTCGGCGACTGGGACGCCGCCCTCGCCGTCGTGGGTACGGCGTCGGCCCAGCTGGAACGGGCCCAGCTGGACCTGCTGCGGCCGCTGATCCATTGGACCGCCGTCCAGATCCACGCCCTCCGCGGCAACCCAGTGCAGGCCAGGGAGCATCTGCTGCTGGGCGCCGCCTTGGCGGAGAATTACGAGAGCATGGTCAGTCCCGCACTGCTGGCCCACGCCCAGCTGCTGGAAGCGGCCGGCGACTACCAGGGCGTGGTCCGGGTGCTGGCTCCGCTGGCACAGACCCGTTCGGCGCAGCTGGCCGAACCGTTCTTCTGGATCTGGCAGGATACCTATGCCAACGCCCTGGTGGTGCTGGACCGGGTAGACGAAGCCTCCGCTTTCCTGGCGCCCTACGAGAGCCTCGCCGCGGAGCGCCGGCACCGCACCTCGCTGTCGCAGCTGAGGTCGGTCCGCGGGCGAATCCACGCGGCCAAGGGCGACCTGGACGCGATGCGCCGCTCGTACCAGAGCGCCCTCGGACAGCTGGATACGCTGTCCGCCCCGTACTACCGGGCGCGGGTGCAGTACTCGTACGGGCAGAGCCTGCGCCGGGCGGGAAAACGGCGGGAGTCGGCGGAGCAGCTGGCGGCCGCCCGGCAGGCCTTCGTCCTGCTGAACGCGCAGGTCTACGTGGCGCGCTGCGACCGCGAACTGGGGGCAAGCGGAGTGGACGTGCAGCGCCGGGACGATCCCACCGGCAGCTCGCTCACGGCACAGGAGGAAGCGGTCGCCCTGCTCGTCGCCCGGGGCAAGAGCAACCGGGAAGCGGCCCAGGAGCTGATCGTCTCGGTGAAGACGGTGGAATACCACCTCACCCGGATCTACGCGAAGCTGCAGATCCGATCCCGCACCGAGCTGGCCGCGCGATACCGGCCGGAGGACCCTGCCTAG
- the catC gene encoding muconolactone Delta-isomerase, which produces MLFLVRMDVNLPVDMPAEEAASIKATEKAYSQELQKDGRWADIWRVVGEYANYSVFDVESNDELHELLSGLPLFPYMDIDVIPLAKHPSSIK; this is translated from the coding sequence ATGCTGTTTTTGGTTCGAATGGACGTGAACCTGCCGGTCGACATGCCCGCCGAGGAGGCGGCGTCGATCAAGGCGACGGAAAAGGCCTACTCGCAGGAGCTGCAGAAGGACGGCCGCTGGGCGGACATCTGGCGCGTCGTGGGCGAGTACGCCAACTATTCGGTATTCGACGTCGAGAGCAATGACGAGCTGCACGAACTGCTCTCCGGCCTGCCGCTCTTCCCGTACATGGATATCGACGTGATTCCGCTGGCGAAGCACCCCTCTTCGATCAAGTAG
- a CDS encoding enolase C-terminal domain-like protein has product MKIERIEAIPYSIPYNKPLKFASGQVTEADHVLIRVHTDEGIVGSADTPPRPYTYGETQDSIVSVINKIFAPGIIGLDPLDREKIHQVLGRTIHNQTAKGGLDIALWDIFGQAAGMPVSQMLGGYTDSMQVSHMLGFQPAQKLLDEALRFRSDYGINTFKLKVGRRPLALDIEACHVLREGLGEDTDIYLDANRGWTANEALEVLRRTEGLGLSLLEEPCDAKETMSRKRLVDKSPIPVVGDESVPTAGDVSRELLAGGCNAICIKTARSGFTEATQILGLCTGLGVDVTMGNQIDTQIGTIATVTFGAAHEASSRRAGELSNFLDMSDDLLAEPIVIRDGAISVRQVPGVGAAIDEAKLAHYRQDTK; this is encoded by the coding sequence GTGAAAATCGAACGCATCGAGGCCATTCCCTACTCCATCCCGTACAACAAGCCGCTGAAGTTCGCCAGCGGGCAGGTCACGGAGGCGGACCACGTGCTGATCCGCGTGCACACGGACGAGGGCATCGTCGGCAGTGCGGACACCCCGCCCCGCCCGTACACCTACGGCGAGACGCAGGACTCGATCGTCTCCGTGATCAACAAGATCTTCGCCCCCGGCATCATCGGGCTGGACCCGCTGGACCGGGAAAAGATCCACCAGGTGCTCGGCCGCACCATCCACAACCAGACCGCAAAGGGCGGGCTGGACATCGCCCTCTGGGACATCTTCGGCCAGGCGGCGGGGATGCCGGTCAGCCAGATGCTCGGCGGCTACACCGATTCGATGCAGGTCAGCCACATGCTCGGCTTCCAGCCGGCGCAGAAGCTGCTGGACGAGGCGCTGCGCTTCCGCAGCGACTACGGCATCAACACGTTCAAACTGAAGGTCGGCCGGCGTCCGCTGGCCCTCGACATCGAGGCGTGCCACGTGCTCCGCGAGGGGCTGGGCGAGGACACCGACATCTACCTGGATGCCAACCGCGGCTGGACGGCCAACGAGGCGCTCGAGGTGCTGCGCCGGACCGAGGGGCTGGGCCTGTCCCTGCTCGAGGAACCGTGCGACGCCAAGGAAACGATGAGCCGGAAGCGGCTGGTGGACAAGTCGCCGATCCCGGTCGTCGGGGATGAAAGCGTCCCGACGGCGGGGGACGTCTCCCGCGAACTGCTCGCCGGGGGCTGCAACGCGATCTGCATCAAGACCGCGCGCAGCGGCTTCACCGAAGCCACCCAGATCCTCGGGCTTTGCACCGGGCTGGGCGTGGACGTGACCATGGGCAACCAGATCGACACGCAGATCGGCACTATCGCCACCGTCACGTTCGGCGCCGCCCACGAGGCGTCCTCCCGGCGCGCCGGCGAGCTCTCCAACTTCCTGGACATGAGCGACGACCTGCTGGCCGAGCCGATCGTGATCCGGGACGGCGCCATCAGCGTCCGGCAGGTGCCGGGCGTCGGCGCAGCCATCGACGAAGCCAAGCTGGCGCATTACCGCCAGGACACCAAATAG
- a CDS encoding LysR family transcriptional regulator: MAMELRHLRYFVAVAEERHFGRAADRLRMAQPPLSQQIKQLEEQLGTLLLERTTRKVELTAAGELLLERGRRILEELESLESDVAQVGSGVKGILRIGFTGSATYRLMPRVVREAKEQLPGLQLKVRGEMLTPQLISGLEEHALDVGVLRPPVDSDRLELRPLERDELIAALPHDHPLAAEEELSLQQLAGEQFISYPRDSVVYRIFMEACRKAGFAPAVVQEARETSTLLSFVAAGTGVALIPAATRTFSLAGTVFRPLADPPAVELAVAWRAGDQRPMLARFIELMQEISQPTKDQTS; this comes from the coding sequence ATGGCGATGGAACTGCGGCATCTGCGCTACTTTGTCGCGGTGGCGGAGGAACGGCACTTCGGCAGGGCGGCCGACCGGCTCCGCATGGCGCAGCCGCCGCTGTCGCAGCAAATCAAGCAGCTGGAGGAACAACTGGGCACCCTGCTGCTGGAGCGCACCACCCGCAAGGTCGAACTGACGGCGGCGGGGGAGTTGCTGCTCGAGCGCGGCCGGAGAATCCTCGAGGAGCTCGAGTCGCTGGAATCCGATGTCGCCCAGGTCGGGAGCGGCGTGAAGGGCATACTGCGGATCGGCTTCACGGGCTCCGCCACCTACCGGCTGATGCCACGGGTGGTCCGCGAGGCGAAGGAGCAGCTGCCGGGGCTGCAGCTGAAGGTTCGCGGCGAGATGCTCACACCGCAACTGATCTCCGGGCTGGAGGAACACGCGCTGGACGTGGGCGTGCTGCGGCCCCCGGTGGATTCGGACCGGCTGGAACTGCGGCCGCTGGAGCGGGACGAACTCATCGCCGCGCTGCCGCACGACCACCCGCTCGCAGCGGAGGAGGAGCTGTCGCTGCAGCAGCTGGCGGGGGAGCAGTTCATCTCCTATCCCCGCGATTCCGTCGTCTACCGGATCTTCATGGAGGCCTGCCGCAAGGCCGGTTTCGCGCCCGCGGTCGTGCAGGAAGCGCGCGAGACCTCCACGCTGCTGTCCTTCGTGGCGGCGGGCACGGGGGTGGCGCTGATTCCGGCGGCCACCCGGACCTTCTCGCTGGCGGGCACGGTGTTCCGGCCGCTGGCGGATCCGCCGGCGGTTGAACTTGCCGTCGCCTGGCGGGCCGGCGACCAGCGGCCGATGCTGGCGCGCTTCATCGAACTTATGCAGGAAATCTCCCAACCCACGAAGGACCAGACGTCGTGA
- a CDS encoding DUF503 domain-containing protein, which produces MWIGWIEFDLLLGDVHSLKEKRSVIRPIIAEVRKRYDVSIAEVGQHDLYRRAEVGIGMVAPDRAHVVEVLDAAENHIAYRPGVDLLSARRRIVSSDD; this is translated from the coding sequence ATGTGGATTGGCTGGATAGAGTTCGACCTCCTGCTGGGAGACGTCCATTCCCTGAAGGAGAAGCGGTCGGTGATCCGGCCGATCATCGCCGAGGTGCGCAAGCGCTACGACGTCTCCATCGCGGAAGTCGGCCAGCACGACCTCTACCGCCGGGCCGAAGTGGGCATCGGCATGGTCGCACCGGACCGCGCCCACGTGGTCGAGGTGCTGGACGCCGCGGAGAACCACATCGCCTACCGGCCCGGCGTGGACCTGCTGAGCGCCCGCCGCCGGATCGTCTCAAGCGACGATTGA
- a CDS encoding hotdog fold thioesterase, translating into MPATEEGFASVEDLIRHRYSFDKASQHLGIEVVSAEAGRVTMAMDVQDSMLNGHGILHGGYLFTLGDTVFAFVCESLGHPSVSRQAEITYIAPGGAGSRLIASGVERTRYGRNNIVDVTIEDQDGQHLAEVRVFGVLVPKK; encoded by the coding sequence ATGCCCGCCACCGAAGAAGGATTCGCCAGCGTCGAGGACCTGATCCGCCATCGCTACTCCTTCGACAAGGCCTCCCAGCACCTGGGCATCGAGGTTGTCTCCGCCGAAGCCGGCCGCGTCACCATGGCCATGGACGTCCAGGACAGCATGCTCAACGGACACGGCATCCTCCACGGCGGCTACCTCTTCACGCTCGGCGACACGGTCTTCGCCTTCGTCTGCGAATCCCTCGGCCACCCCTCGGTCTCCCGGCAGGCCGAGATCACCTACATCGCCCCGGGCGGCGCCGGCTCCCGGCTCATCGCCAGCGGGGTGGAACGCACCCGCTACGGCCGCAACAACATCGTCGACGTGACCATCGAAGACCAGGACGGCCAGCACCTGGCCGAGGTCCGCGTCTTCGGCGTCTTGGTCCCCAAAAAGTAA
- a CDS encoding aldo/keto reductase: MVQVPDVVLNNGVSIPQLGFGVFQVLPGETQQAVEAALEAGYRHIDTAAAYRNEAAVGAAIRVSGLPREELFITTKLRNGEQHMARGAFDSSLAQLRLDYVDLYLIHWPVPSQGRYVEAWKELEKIQSDGGARAIGVSNFLPEHLETLLAEARTTPAVNQLEIHPSLQQAAAVEKSRSLGMAVEAYSPLGQGVDLDHPVITSLAEQRGATPAQIILAWHLAQGTIVIPKTVNQARMAENLASAGLTLTAEDVAAVSALEAGNRVGADPATAAFTQL, translated from the coding sequence ATGGTCCAGGTCCCCGACGTCGTACTTAACAACGGTGTCAGCATTCCGCAGCTCGGTTTCGGCGTCTTCCAGGTCCTCCCGGGCGAAACGCAGCAGGCAGTCGAGGCGGCGCTGGAGGCCGGCTACCGGCACATCGACACGGCCGCCGCCTACCGCAACGAAGCCGCCGTGGGCGCGGCGATCCGGGTCAGCGGGCTGCCCCGCGAGGAGCTGTTCATCACCACCAAGCTGCGCAACGGCGAGCAGCACATGGCACGCGGGGCCTTCGACAGCAGCCTGGCCCAGCTCAGGCTGGACTACGTCGACCTGTACCTGATCCACTGGCCGGTCCCCTCGCAGGGGCGGTACGTGGAGGCGTGGAAGGAACTGGAAAAGATCCAGTCCGACGGCGGCGCCCGGGCAATCGGGGTATCGAACTTCCTGCCGGAGCACCTTGAGACCCTGCTCGCGGAAGCCCGCACCACCCCCGCCGTGAACCAGCTGGAAATCCACCCCAGCCTGCAGCAGGCCGCCGCGGTGGAGAAGAGCCGCTCCCTGGGCATGGCCGTGGAGGCCTACAGCCCGCTCGGCCAGGGCGTGGACCTGGACCATCCCGTGATCACGTCCCTGGCGGAGCAGCGCGGTGCCACCCCCGCCCAGATCATCCTCGCCTGGCACCTGGCGCAGGGCACCATCGTGATACCCAAGACCGTCAATCAGGCCCGCATGGCCGAAAACCTGGCCTCGGCCGGGCTCACGCTGACGGCCGAGGATGTGGCGGCCGTGTCCGCGCTGGAGGCCGGCAACCGGGTCGGCGCGGACCCGGCGACGGCGGCGTTCACCCAGCTCTAG
- a CDS encoding SRPBCC family protein — MGNVVDVLTEAVINRPLAEVAGFAADPDRAPSWYANIREVEWRTPKPLAVGSEIAFVACFLGRRLAYTYRVEEWMPRSRLVMRTAHGPFPMETIYRWEELGPAETRMSLRNAGMPQGFSKLAGPFMAAAMRRENRKDLRQLKEILEAGPRT, encoded by the coding sequence ATGGGCAACGTGGTAGATGTCCTTACAGAAGCCGTGATCAACCGTCCGCTTGCGGAAGTGGCCGGCTTTGCCGCCGATCCGGACCGCGCGCCTTCCTGGTACGCCAACATCCGCGAGGTCGAATGGCGCACGCCGAAGCCGCTGGCCGTCGGATCGGAGATCGCGTTTGTTGCCTGCTTCCTCGGCAGGCGGCTGGCCTACACCTACCGGGTCGAAGAGTGGATGCCGCGGAGCCGGTTGGTGATGCGGACCGCGCACGGCCCGTTTCCGATGGAAACCATCTACCGCTGGGAGGAGCTGGGGCCCGCGGAAACCCGAATGTCCCTCCGGAACGCCGGGATGCCCCAGGGCTTCTCGAAGCTGGCCGGCCCATTCATGGCCGCGGCGATGCGACGCGAAAACCGCAAAGACCTGCGGCAGCTCAAGGAGATACTGGAGGCCGGGCCACGGACGTGA
- a CDS encoding acyl-CoA desaturase gives MTITATAPSARPAVRPARGTAGSSSYSSLIKTIREAGLLRRRRSFYITLFIALCLGLAGAATGFVLLGDSWFQLIIAGVLGILFTQLAFIAHEAAHRQVFESGPANDRFGRVLANLFVGISYQWWTNKHNRHHANPNTLGKDPDIEQDTISFLPEQAQARKGFMAWLTRRQGYLFFPLLTLEGLNLHATSIRYLFTKGSIKGRKRELSMVFARLAAYIAVIFYVLPLGMAFAFIGVQLAVFGVYMGASFAPNHKGMPLIPEGSKIDFLSRQVLTSRNITGRTRFGNRAINAFMGGLNYQVEHHLFPSMPRPNLARASEIVRGYCAAHKIPYTEATLPQSYGIVINYLNKVGLSARDPFDCPMVTQYRPR, from the coding sequence ATGACGATTACCGCAACTGCCCCCAGTGCCCGCCCAGCTGTCCGCCCCGCCCGCGGCACCGCGGGCTCGAGCAGCTACTCCAGCCTCATCAAGACTATCCGCGAGGCCGGCCTGCTCCGGCGCCGCAGGTCGTTCTACATCACCCTGTTCATCGCCCTCTGCCTCGGCCTCGCCGGTGCGGCCACCGGCTTTGTGCTCCTCGGTGACAGCTGGTTCCAGCTGATCATCGCCGGCGTGCTGGGCATCCTGTTCACCCAGCTGGCGTTCATCGCCCACGAGGCGGCGCACCGGCAGGTGTTCGAGTCGGGCCCGGCCAACGACCGTTTCGGCCGGGTGCTGGCGAACCTGTTCGTCGGCATCAGCTACCAGTGGTGGACCAACAAGCACAACCGGCACCATGCCAATCCCAATACGCTGGGCAAGGACCCGGACATCGAGCAGGACACGATCTCCTTCCTCCCCGAGCAGGCCCAGGCACGCAAGGGATTCATGGCCTGGCTGACGCGCCGGCAGGGCTACCTGTTCTTCCCGCTGCTGACTCTCGAGGGCCTGAACCTGCACGCGACCTCCATCCGCTACCTCTTCACCAAGGGGTCCATTAAGGGCCGCAAGCGTGAGCTGTCGATGGTCTTCGCCCGACTCGCCGCCTACATCGCGGTGATCTTTTACGTGCTGCCGCTGGGCATGGCCTTCGCCTTCATCGGGGTCCAGCTCGCGGTCTTCGGCGTGTACATGGGCGCGTCCTTCGCGCCGAACCACAAGGGCATGCCGCTGATCCCCGAGGGCTCGAAGATCGACTTCCTCAGCCGCCAGGTGCTGACCAGCCGCAACATCACCGGCCGGACCCGGTTCGGCAACCGGGCGATCAATGCCTTCATGGGCGGCCTGAACTACCAAGTGGAGCACCACCTCTTCCCCAGCATGCCGCGGCCCAACCTGGCCCGGGCCAGCGAGATCGTCCGCGGATACTGCGCCGCCCACAAGATCCCGTACACCGAGGCGACCCTCCCGCAGTCCTACGGCATCGTCATCAACTACCTCAATAAGGTCGGGCTCTCCGCCCGCGACCCGTTCGACTGCCCGATGGTTACCCAGTACCGCCCGCGCTGA
- a CDS encoding cold-shock protein, giving the protein MATGTVKWFNSEKGFGFIAPDDGSADVFAHYSAIESNGYRELREEQKVEFETTQGPKGLQAANIRPL; this is encoded by the coding sequence ATGGCAACTGGAACTGTGAAGTGGTTCAATTCCGAAAAGGGCTTCGGCTTTATCGCTCCCGATGACGGATCGGCCGACGTTTTCGCCCACTACAGCGCGATTGAATCCAATGGCTACCGCGAACTCCGCGAAGAGCAGAAGGTCGAGTTCGAGACCACCCAGGGCCCCAAGGGCCTGCAGGCCGCGAACATCCGCCCCCTCTAA
- a CDS encoding PspA/IM30 family protein, with product MSIGRRLGRIIRANRTARQQPAADPMQTLDETYANQLDLLDQASRSAADVAANRRRVELLAEQAAAEVAALDRAAEQAVAAGNDDGARQALQRSIAVRKRMETLTAQRRQLDDQVRGLEQTLLRLEHRIEDSRLHYQSLKATHSAAQAALGMQEAVNSSGRQAADAREAARQAEQEARTLQARAAAYEELSWSDPDSPQVRQAFEELETRMEAEEGLRQLKDRKGLNPGPSA from the coding sequence ATGTCGATCGGACGGCGCCTGGGGCGCATCATCCGGGCCAACCGCACCGCGCGGCAGCAGCCGGCGGCGGATCCGATGCAGACGCTGGATGAAACCTACGCCAACCAGCTGGACCTGCTGGACCAGGCCAGCCGCAGCGCCGCGGACGTGGCGGCCAACAGGCGCCGCGTCGAGCTGCTCGCCGAACAGGCCGCCGCCGAAGTGGCCGCCCTGGACCGGGCCGCGGAGCAGGCGGTGGCGGCAGGCAACGACGACGGCGCGCGGCAGGCTTTGCAGCGGAGCATCGCCGTGCGCAAGCGGATGGAGACGCTCACCGCCCAGCGGCGGCAGCTCGATGACCAGGTCCGCGGGCTGGAGCAGACCCTGCTGCGCCTGGAGCATCGGATCGAGGATTCCCGGCTGCACTACCAGTCGCTGAAGGCCACGCACAGCGCGGCGCAGGCCGCCCTCGGCATGCAGGAGGCGGTCAACTCGTCCGGCCGGCAGGCCGCCGACGCGCGGGAAGCCGCCCGCCAGGCCGAGCAGGAGGCCCGCACCCTGCAGGCCCGCGCCGCCGCCTACGAGGAGCTGTCCTGGTCCGATCCGGACTCCCCGCAGGTGCGCCAGGCCTTCGAGGAACTCGAAACGCGGATGGAGGCCGAAGAAGGCCTGCGGCAACTCAAGGACCGGAAGGGCCTCAACCCCGGCCCATCGGCGTGA